The Parus major isolate Abel chromosome Z, Parus_major1.1, whole genome shotgun sequence genome has a window encoding:
- the ARRDC3 gene encoding arrestin domain-containing protein 3 yields MTINKGQHSWHKTSKYLRLSLRASTDSPQAGTKEKTLCCWFCTSGPISLSAKIERKGYTPGESIQIFAEIENCSSRVVVPKAAIYQTQAFYAKGKMKEVKQLVANLRGESLSSGKTETWNGKQLKIPPVSPSILDCSIIRVEYSLMVYVDIPGAMDLFLNLPLVIGTIPLHPFGSRTSSVSSQCSMNMNWLGLTLPERPEAPPSYAEVVTEEQRQSSLAPLGACDDFERALPGPLFAYIQEFRFLPPPLYSEIDPNPDQPTDDRPSCPSR; encoded by the exons ATGACCATAAACAAGGGTCAGCATTCCTGGCATAAAACCAGCAAGTATCTGCGTCTTTCT CTTCGAGCTTCCACAGAC TCACCCCAAGCaggcacaaaagaaaaaactctcTGTTGTTGGTTTTGTACCTCAGGCCCAATATCCTTAAGTGCCAAAATTGAAAGGAAGGGCTACACCCCAG gTGAATCAATTCAGATCTTTGCTGAGATTGAGAACTGCTCTTCCCGTGTGGTGGTGCCAAAGGCAGCCATTTACCAAACACAGGCATTTTATGCcaaagggaaaatgaaggaagTCAAACAGCTCGTTGCCAATCTGCGTGGGGAATCCTTGTCATCTGGCAAAACAGAAACCTGGAATGGCAAACAGTTGAAAATTCCACCAGTGTCTCCTTCAATCCTTGATTGTAGTATAATCCGTGTGGAGTATTCACTGATG GTATATGTGGATATTCCCGGCGCCATGGATTTATTCCTTAACTTACCACTGGTCATTGGCACCATTCCTCTACACCCATTTGGTAGCAGAACATCAAGTGTAAGCAGCCAGTGTAGCATGAACATGAATTGGCTTGGTCTGACACTGCCTGAAAGACCAGAAG cacctcccagcTATGCAGAAGTGGTCACAGAGGAACAGCGACAGTCCAGCCTTGCACCCTTAGGTGCTTGTGATGACTTTGAGAGAGCGCTTCCAGGACCACTGTTTGCATACATCCAGGAGTTTCGTTTTCTGCCTCCACCCCTCTACTCAGAA ATTGATCCGAACCCAGATCAACCCACAGATGACAGACCATCTTGCCCTTCTCGCTGA